A genomic stretch from Hydrogenimonas urashimensis includes:
- a CDS encoding polysaccharide biosynthesis tyrosine autokinase → MATETKHEIDEDEIDIKEIFDTLKRYKISIVVITLLLTLGAALYAYVAPSIYQAKAYIEVQEDENGPGNMRDFLAMASSGVGANINNVIDTFQMPHIGLKALEQVTIGIRYYLIKNFRKRELYRNSPFVVIPKMTAPNALRSTFKIFPINEESFRLVVEPSLKEKIADGVRGLIGDVPPEERPFSYDHAHNYGEEIDSQWFSLTVQKVYDPADGEYAFTLTPNPMMLGFIQQNLSVAPLSKEGTIVEISFLDPVPQRAKEIVNALINAYMGESIDLSAQSAQKKLKFLDEQLAAINKALQGSAEKLQEFKSSHIITKIGQKATLTAEKISELQRQLYEIDMRLSVLKNLLEYLKTHRNIKGINVETMSASNPTITSLILKIQELYAQRDTLLASVTESHPDVVKVTKELESLRHSLIESIKSSIRGLENRKQSLLGIIEENEKELQALPEEERKLAQLNRNFMVNEKIYNYLLEKRAETAIVAASAVPKVRVAENAFVGERPVKPKRGLIIVLGVVLGLILGIAFAFLRNFLDDTIKSAEGLERLTKIPLYGVVPHFTGRKNISAFHEALRVIRTNLEFLQNKGSSKVITITSTVPKEGKSSIVTELGKIIAKSGKRVILLDLDLRRARVHQLFRLANERGVSTLLVNKSTLKESVQYTQEKGFHVITAGPTPPNPSELLMSKSFRSLIASLQSEYDYILLDSPPIGVVSDAMAPMRISDITLFVMRADYSKKAFLKNINWLAAEYDITAGIILNDVKVSAKKGAYGFAYGANYGYSNKYYV, encoded by the coding sequence ATGGCAACCGAAACAAAGCATGAGATCGACGAGGACGAGATCGATATCAAGGAGATATTCGACACCCTCAAGCGCTACAAAATCTCGATCGTCGTCATTACGCTGCTGCTGACGCTGGGCGCCGCCCTCTACGCCTACGTCGCGCCGAGCATCTACCAGGCCAAGGCCTACATCGAGGTCCAGGAGGACGAAAACGGTCCCGGCAACATGCGGGACTTCCTGGCCATGGCCTCCTCCGGTGTCGGAGCCAACATCAACAACGTCATCGACACCTTCCAGATGCCCCACATCGGCCTCAAGGCCCTCGAGCAGGTCACGATCGGCATACGCTACTACCTGATAAAGAACTTCAGAAAGCGCGAGCTCTACCGCAACTCCCCTTTCGTCGTCATCCCGAAGATGACCGCCCCCAACGCTCTGCGCAGCACCTTTAAAATCTTCCCCATCAACGAGGAGTCGTTCCGTCTCGTGGTCGAGCCGAGCCTCAAGGAGAAGATCGCAGACGGCGTGCGCGGCCTGATCGGCGACGTCCCGCCCGAGGAACGCCCCTTCTCCTACGACCACGCCCACAACTACGGCGAGGAGATCGATTCGCAATGGTTCTCCCTGACCGTGCAGAAAGTCTACGACCCCGCGGACGGAGAGTACGCCTTCACCCTCACCCCCAACCCGATGATGCTGGGCTTCATCCAGCAAAATCTCTCCGTCGCGCCCCTCTCGAAGGAGGGGACCATCGTCGAGATCTCCTTTTTGGACCCGGTGCCGCAGCGGGCCAAGGAGATCGTCAACGCCCTGATCAACGCCTACATGGGCGAGTCGATCGATCTCTCCGCCCAGAGCGCGCAGAAGAAGCTCAAGTTCCTCGACGAGCAGCTCGCCGCCATCAACAAAGCCCTGCAGGGGTCCGCCGAGAAGCTGCAGGAGTTCAAGAGCAGCCACATCATCACCAAGATCGGCCAGAAGGCGACGCTGACGGCCGAGAAGATCAGCGAACTCCAGCGCCAGCTCTACGAAATCGACATGCGCCTCTCGGTGCTCAAAAACCTGCTCGAATACCTCAAGACCCACCGCAACATCAAAGGGATCAACGTCGAGACGATGTCCGCCTCCAACCCGACGATCACCTCGCTGATCCTCAAGATCCAGGAGCTTTACGCCCAGCGCGACACGCTGCTGGCGTCGGTGACCGAATCGCATCCTGACGTCGTGAAGGTGACCAAGGAGCTCGAGAGCCTCCGCCACTCCCTGATCGAATCGATCAAAAGCAGCATCCGCGGGCTCGAAAACCGCAAGCAGTCGCTGCTGGGCATCATCGAGGAGAACGAGAAGGAGCTGCAGGCGCTTCCCGAAGAGGAGCGCAAACTCGCCCAGCTCAACCGCAACTTCATGGTCAACGAGAAGATCTACAACTACCTGCTGGAAAAACGGGCCGAGACCGCCATCGTCGCCGCCTCCGCCGTGCCGAAGGTCAGGGTGGCCGAAAACGCCTTCGTCGGGGAGCGGCCCGTCAAGCCCAAGCGCGGCCTGATCATCGTGCTGGGCGTCGTGCTGGGGCTCATCCTGGGCATCGCTTTCGCGTTCTTGCGCAACTTCCTCGATGACACGATCAAGAGCGCCGAGGGGCTCGAGCGCCTGACCAAGATCCCCCTCTACGGCGTCGTGCCCCACTTCACGGGGCGCAAGAACATCAGCGCCTTCCACGAGGCGCTGCGGGTGATCCGGACCAACCTGGAGTTTTTGCAGAACAAAGGCAGCTCCAAGGTGATCACGATCACCTCCACGGTCCCCAAGGAGGGGAAATCCTCCATCGTGACCGAGCTGGGCAAGATCATCGCCAAAAGCGGCAAGAGGGTGATCCTCCTCGACCTCGACCTGCGCCGCGCCCGGGTCCACCAGCTCTTCCGCCTCGCCAACGAGAGGGGGGTGAGCACCCTGCTGGTCAACAAATCGACCCTCAAGGAGAGCGTGCAGTACACCCAGGAGAAGGGCTTTCACGTCATTACGGCGGGCCCGACGCCCCCGAACCCCTCCGAGCTGCTGATGTCCAAAAGCTTCCGCAGCCTCATCGCCTCGCTGCAGAGCGAGTACGACTACATCCTTCTTGACTCGCCCCCCATCGGGGTCGTCTCCGACGCCATGGCGCCGATGCGCATCTCGGACATCACCCTTTTTGTCATGCGTGCCGACTATTCGAAGAAAGCCTTCCTCAAAAACATCAACTGGCTGGCCGCCGAATACGACATCACCGCCGGCATCATCCTCAACGACGTCAAGGTCAGCGCCAAGAAAGGGGCCTACGGGTTCGCCTACGGCGCCAACTACGGCTACAGCAACAAGTACTACGTCTAA
- a CDS encoding helix-turn-helix domain-containing protein, translating into MQHGHYIRECRERLGLTQEGLAEALYLFDDDRFQGVDMTTISKWERGVTHPPVARMSALIRFFQAKSGKPLPCWGAMKERDVETLTYSGEVSRMLGHPRRMVQNTPLSVDFAKGFSLLSLRGHPRAGEILELTAMMIDETNSPYTRVSAERLKRWMAYPDHLFVAAAYKDTFLGFFFMLRLKPESFDALMRFKKRKNELKEEDFAMAGEPACIYLLAFFSLTQQIGTLLSARLYAHLIAHQSEIEEVGFVSSMPETVRIAQNMPLEHTDTYTDGDTAINAYRNDLFAMLSSETMIRILFSKHRNR; encoded by the coding sequence ATGCAGCATGGTCATTACATCAGAGAGTGTCGCGAGAGATTGGGGCTGACGCAGGAGGGGCTTGCGGAAGCGCTCTATCTTTTCGACGACGACCGTTTTCAGGGTGTCGATATGACGACAATCAGCAAATGGGAGAGGGGAGTCACCCATCCTCCCGTTGCGCGCATGTCGGCGTTGATACGCTTCTTCCAGGCAAAAAGCGGCAAGCCGCTGCCCTGTTGGGGCGCGATGAAAGAGCGCGATGTCGAGACGTTGACCTACAGCGGAGAGGTCTCCCGAATGTTGGGACATCCCAGGAGAATGGTGCAAAACACACCTCTTTCGGTCGATTTCGCGAAGGGGTTTTCGCTTCTGTCTCTGCGGGGGCATCCCCGTGCCGGCGAGATTCTCGAACTGACGGCCATGATGATCGACGAAACCAACTCTCCCTATACCCGCGTTTCCGCTGAGCGCCTGAAGCGCTGGATGGCGTATCCCGACCATCTTTTCGTCGCCGCCGCCTACAAGGACACCTTTCTCGGGTTCTTTTTCATGCTCCGTCTGAAGCCGGAGAGTTTCGATGCCCTCATGCGGTTTAAAAAGCGCAAAAATGAGCTCAAAGAGGAGGATTTCGCCATGGCGGGGGAGCCCGCTTGCATCTATCTTCTCGCCTTTTTCTCCCTGACCCAGCAGATAGGCACGCTGCTTTCGGCCAGGCTCTATGCCCATCTCATCGCCCATCAGTCCGAGATCGAAGAGGTCGGTTTCGTCTCATCCATGCCCGAAACGGTCCGCATCGCCCAGAATATGCCGCTCGAACATACCGATACCTACACAGACGGCGACACGGCGATCAACGCCTACCGCAACGATCTTTTCGCGATGCTCTCTTCCGAGACGATGATCCGAATACTTTTTTCAAAACATCGCAACCGCTAA
- a CDS encoding very short patch repair endonuclease yields MDTVDRATRSKIMSKVGREATGPEMKLRKALFARGFRYRLNVKKLPGSPDIVLPKYKAAIFVHGCFWHRHEGCKYATMPKSRVEFWTKKFEDNVARDRRNVEKLLEMGWRVLVVWECSLKGKDTGKVERTIEEVVRWLKSDVRFAEVPNDSIDDVSGLEEKLLDDS; encoded by the coding sequence ATGGATACCGTCGACAGAGCCACTCGATCGAAGATCATGTCGAAAGTCGGACGCGAAGCGACGGGACCGGAGATGAAACTGCGAAAAGCCCTGTTCGCCAGAGGATTCCGATACCGGCTCAACGTGAAGAAATTACCGGGATCTCCGGATATCGTACTGCCGAAATACAAGGCGGCGATTTTCGTACACGGTTGTTTCTGGCATCGGCACGAAGGGTGCAAATACGCCACCATGCCGAAGAGCCGTGTCGAGTTCTGGACGAAGAAGTTCGAGGACAATGTCGCACGAGATCGCCGCAACGTCGAGAAACTTCTCGAAATGGGATGGAGAGTACTCGTCGTATGGGAGTGCTCGTTGAAAGGGAAAGATACCGGGAAAGTGGAACGAACGATCGAAGAAGTCGTCCGTTGGTTGAAGTCCGACGTACGATTCGCGGAAGTACCGAACGATTCGATAGACGATGTTTCGGGATTGGAAGAAAAATTATTGGACGACTCGTGA
- a CDS encoding DUF2130 domain-containing protein has product MNRTSITCPNCGTEIDISQSLYAKLEHEAKAKLQKEVAEHRARYKEAMEQLKQKEEAIRAQEAAFQKELERATREQVAQQLKRERRQLEEELKTKIAEEQKEQIEMLNKELAEKSEQVKELNRAKAQIEQLKRAGEEAVEKAKLEAEKMLSERLAKERDKIAKTLAEQSELKLKEKESQLEQLRRQLEEAKRKAEQGSQQMQGEVQELAIETWLSAHFPFDTIEEIRKGVRGADCLQIVNTREIPNCGTIYYESKRTKEFQKSWIEKFKADIREKGADIGVLVTEALPKGMERMGLVEGVWVCTYEEFKALSAILREQIIRVALTAQSQENRSDKMSLLYSYLTSNEFRMQIEAIVEGFTQMQADLESEKRAMMRIWKQREKQIAKVLDNTTALYGSIRGIAGNAIGHIRALELPHAGEEEA; this is encoded by the coding sequence ATGAACCGGACATCCATCACCTGCCCCAACTGCGGCACCGAGATCGATATCAGCCAGAGTCTCTACGCCAAACTGGAGCACGAGGCGAAGGCGAAACTGCAAAAAGAGGTGGCGGAGCACCGCGCCCGATACAAAGAGGCGATGGAGCAGCTCAAGCAGAAAGAGGAGGCGATCAGGGCCCAGGAGGCGGCGTTTCAAAAAGAGCTGGAGCGCGCGACCCGCGAGCAGGTGGCCCAACAGCTCAAGCGCGAACGGCGGCAGCTCGAAGAGGAGCTCAAGACAAAAATCGCGGAGGAGCAGAAAGAGCAGATAGAGATGCTCAACAAGGAACTGGCCGAAAAGAGCGAGCAGGTCAAGGAGCTCAACCGGGCCAAGGCCCAGATCGAGCAGCTCAAGCGCGCCGGCGAGGAGGCCGTAGAAAAGGCGAAGCTCGAAGCGGAGAAGATGCTGAGCGAGCGGCTGGCGAAGGAGCGCGACAAGATCGCCAAAACCCTGGCCGAGCAGAGCGAACTGAAACTCAAAGAGAAGGAGAGCCAGCTCGAGCAGCTGCGGCGGCAGCTGGAGGAGGCGAAACGGAAGGCGGAGCAGGGAAGCCAGCAGATGCAAGGAGAAGTCCAGGAGCTCGCCATCGAAACGTGGCTGAGCGCGCACTTCCCTTTCGATACGATCGAGGAGATCAGAAAAGGGGTGCGGGGTGCCGATTGCCTGCAGATCGTCAACACCCGCGAAATCCCCAACTGCGGCACCATCTACTACGAGAGCAAACGCACGAAAGAGTTCCAGAAAAGCTGGATCGAAAAGTTCAAGGCCGACATCCGGGAAAAGGGGGCCGACATCGGCGTGCTGGTGACCGAGGCGCTTCCGAAAGGGATGGAGCGAATGGGGCTCGTGGAGGGCGTGTGGGTCTGCACCTACGAAGAGTTCAAAGCGCTTTCGGCCATTTTGCGGGAACAGATCATCCGCGTGGCTCTGACCGCGCAGTCGCAGGAGAACCGAAGCGACAAGATGAGCCTGCTCTACAGCTACCTCACCTCCAACGAGTTTCGGATGCAGATCGAAGCGATCGTGGAAGGGTTCACCCAGATGCAGGCGGATCTGGAGAGCGAAAAAAGGGCGATGATGCGGATCTGGAAGCAAAGAGAGAAGCAGATCGCCAAAGTCCTCGACAACACCACCGCCCTCTACGGCTCGATCCGGGGCATCGCCGGCAACGCCATCGGCCATATCCGGGCGCTGGAACTCCCCCATGCGGGGGAGGAGGAGGCCTAA
- a CDS encoding nucleotidyltransferase domain-containing protein — translation MNKKNDLFLLTTLLTHDIGDQNIDFLNIVSIANRQYLTAALFWSLYKHGFFSKSRDKELHAYLYEIFQINAQRNRLIIEQIKEIVSLLNHEGIEPLLLKGSAALVENDFEHIGIRFLSDIDLMVNKEDIDRAYRLLQDAGYSEAKIANIRATYHHMPPVQKSDRPVIVELHKRVSGGHSKIEYIPFNSETSMRCTHSDFSGAWVLKPTYRLYHAFLHTEIDDKNYMLRRLDLRHLHDFCVLANKYADKIEWDKLDALVRSRKLQKHFNAYLYQAKVFFSLDTPLTVETKEVKKHLEGVLKSFEMEGSVRGEFYPLMQKLQVWYHPETLKDRYNYQSMWLYPYYLIIQIIDQLTRYVFCKGCLKEIISKW, via the coding sequence TTGAACAAAAAAAATGATTTATTTTTACTTACAACACTACTTACACATGACATTGGTGATCAGAATATCGACTTTCTAAATATTGTATCAATTGCCAATCGCCAATATTTGACCGCGGCGCTGTTTTGGTCTCTTTATAAACATGGCTTTTTTTCAAAAAGCCGTGATAAAGAACTTCATGCATATCTGTATGAAATTTTTCAGATAAATGCACAACGAAACAGATTGATTATCGAACAAATCAAGGAAATCGTCTCCCTTTTGAATCACGAGGGAATCGAACCGCTTTTGCTCAAAGGTTCAGCCGCATTGGTTGAAAATGATTTCGAACATATCGGTATAAGATTTTTGTCCGATATCGATTTGATGGTGAATAAAGAGGATATCGACAGAGCCTACAGATTACTGCAGGATGCAGGGTATTCCGAAGCAAAAATAGCGAACATTCGGGCAACATACCATCACATGCCACCAGTGCAAAAATCAGACAGACCGGTCATCGTCGAACTGCATAAAAGAGTGTCAGGCGGACATAGTAAGATAGAGTATATCCCTTTCAATTCAGAAACTTCTATGAGATGCACACATTCCGATTTTTCAGGAGCATGGGTTCTGAAGCCGACATATCGTCTCTATCACGCTTTTTTGCATACGGAGATCGATGACAAAAATTATATGTTGAGGCGACTCGATCTTCGTCATCTTCACGATTTCTGTGTACTGGCAAACAAATATGCCGATAAAATCGAATGGGATAAACTGGATGCACTGGTTCGATCACGCAAACTGCAAAAGCATTTTAATGCCTATCTGTACCAGGCAAAAGTGTTTTTTTCGCTCGATACGCCTTTGACTGTTGAAACCAAAGAGGTAAAGAAACATCTTGAAGGGGTTTTAAAATCTTTCGAAATGGAAGGCTCTGTACGTGGCGAATTCTATCCGTTAATGCAGAAACTACAAGTGTGGTATCACCCTGAAACATTAAAAGATCGTTATAACTATCAATCAATGTGGCTGTATCCTTACTATCTGATTATCCAAATAATCGATCAACTAACACGATACGTTTTCTGCAAAGGCTGTCTTAAAGAGATCATCTCGAAGTGGTGA
- a CDS encoding glycosyltransferase family 4 protein, producing MKKPKLLCILHRSPPAHGAAKVGDFIASSIKLKEVYDCRFVTIRSSDTIGDIGKVSFKKIYLLTELYAKVLWALVTFRPDKIYYTASVQGVAFYRDLLISTLWKAYRTFKDGEVFYHYHTKGVDEFVSASRRNLILTRFFVKDVNLILLSPWLEKDFEKVKTYKKVLYLPNGVEDPMANENFEAYIDKKYSNIKTINVLYLAHMMKEKGYWEVLELANKTKDFDIHYDFAGSWQSIEDEKGFFNFLETRNLKKRVTYHGYVSGKKKHNLFKKAHLLMYPSKNDAFPLTLIESLSYGIPAIATDEGSIPFILNEKCGIVLNKNNMDLYEALQKGKEKFLNKKTAQYCRKRYSKYFTLEQFEKNLVKIFDDDMKEKIY from the coding sequence ATGAAAAAACCTAAGCTTCTTTGCATATTGCACCGCTCTCCACCCGCACATGGTGCGGCGAAAGTGGGGGATTTCATAGCATCCAGCATTAAACTCAAAGAAGTATACGACTGCAGATTCGTAACGATAAGATCGTCGGATACCATTGGCGACATAGGAAAAGTGAGCTTCAAAAAAATTTACCTGTTAACGGAGCTTTATGCCAAAGTATTATGGGCATTAGTAACATTCAGGCCGGATAAAATATATTATACCGCTTCAGTACAGGGTGTGGCGTTTTACAGAGACTTGCTCATCTCGACATTGTGGAAAGCATACAGAACTTTCAAAGATGGGGAGGTTTTTTACCATTATCACACCAAAGGTGTCGATGAGTTTGTTTCGGCATCCAGACGCAATCTGATATTGACGCGTTTTTTCGTGAAAGATGTAAACCTGATACTGCTCAGTCCTTGGCTAGAAAAAGATTTCGAAAAAGTGAAGACATACAAAAAAGTTCTTTATCTACCCAATGGCGTAGAAGATCCCATGGCCAATGAAAACTTCGAAGCGTATATTGACAAGAAATATTCGAATATAAAAACGATCAATGTCTTATATCTCGCTCATATGATGAAAGAAAAAGGATATTGGGAAGTTCTAGAATTAGCCAATAAAACGAAAGATTTCGATATTCATTACGATTTCGCGGGAAGTTGGCAAAGTATTGAAGATGAAAAGGGGTTTTTTAATTTTTTGGAAACACGCAATCTCAAAAAGAGAGTGACTTATCATGGATATGTCTCCGGAAAAAAGAAACACAACCTTTTCAAAAAAGCGCATTTACTTATGTACCCGTCAAAGAATGATGCTTTTCCACTTACATTGATCGAATCACTTTCTTATGGCATACCCGCCATAGCAACTGATGAAGGATCTATTCCATTTATATTGAATGAAAAATGTGGCATTGTATTGAATAAGAACAATATGGATTTGTATGAAGCATTGCAAAAAGGGAAAGAAAAGTTTTTAAACAAAAAGACTGCCCAGTATTGCAGGAAACGATATTCGAAATATTTCACTCTCGAACAGTTCGAAAAGAACCTCGTGAAGATTTTCGATGATGATATGAAAGAGAAAATATACTGA
- a CDS encoding YqiA/YcfP family alpha/beta fold hydrolase — protein sequence MVLYIHGFASSGRGEKARMVRRYFGKKSLAPTLSHIPDLALDTLSQIVERTIVHEPVHVIGSSLGGFYAIELAELYDLKAVLVNPSTEPHKTLTQSGMVPNFYDLSRFEWSPSHIETLKRIRIETIEHPEKYMLLLQTGDEVLDYRVAMERLKGARTIVEEGGSHVFEGFEKHLPTIEAFFHGAA from the coding sequence ATGGTTCTGTACATACACGGTTTCGCCAGCAGCGGACGGGGCGAAAAGGCGCGGATGGTCCGGCGATATTTCGGCAAGAAGTCGCTGGCCCCGACCCTTTCGCACATTCCCGACCTGGCCCTCGACACGCTTTCGCAGATCGTGGAGCGAACGATCGTTCACGAACCGGTCCACGTCATCGGCTCGTCGCTCGGGGGCTTCTACGCCATCGAACTGGCGGAGCTCTACGACCTCAAGGCGGTGCTCGTGAACCCCTCCACGGAGCCGCACAAAACCCTGACGCAAAGCGGCATGGTTCCCAACTTCTACGACCTCAGCCGCTTCGAATGGAGCCCCAGCCACATCGAAACCCTCAAACGAATCCGCATCGAGACCATCGAGCACCCCGAAAAGTATATGCTCCTGCTGCAGACCGGCGACGAGGTGCTCGACTACCGCGTCGCGATGGAGCGGCTCAAAGGGGCCAGAACGATCGTCGAGGAGGGGGGCTCCCACGTCTTCGAGGGGTTCGAGAAGCATCTGCCGACGATCGAAGCCTTCTTTCACGGCGCGGCGTGA
- a CDS encoding right-handed parallel beta-helix repeat-containing protein → MQNLSLKLFISFFILLIITVSQAADDELALKSSEANAFNIKKKDLSVDKEDAKQHNGIHEIIETKIKNLLIRTSDAKSALMKMLKKNPHIPNYGMEFFVSTQGSDENPGIKTKPFKTLERARRAVFEYKQNHNLPIGGIVVWIRGGTYTFLEPFDLYYADSGVEGRRVVYRAYPGEDVHFTGGIELKKEWLKPLSPNDPAWYRLNKDARSHVYVVELMKHGIFDYGKMDWNRYKDAVHMELFEDDKMLSLARWPDKNETTYIPSLKDAEVHVYGKLRPNVAGTYVKIGSKFPVYKRVGLVNGHQFYIKRVEGKTISERRSWRIVRDDGKVFWKQDGLGYGLPKEFLSRHNGAKGTPSLVKPGEKQFGFAFTMEGLTDTAFRYYGDRPNRWKNDGDLWINGMLKYAWSNSRMKIKKIDKVNHIFHLEKAPLYGILRGRQKKAYYAYNILEELTSPGEYYIDRKRGKLYLWPEKNIKKSRFFVSINKKGVIRLNDTSWIEFNGMTIECNRGNLIEIKEGDHNLFTFTKLRASGKSLIKITGKFNGITYSDLTDSGLQAIEISGGDRARLVSAYNFAINNHIHHINRWHWTSTGAFRINGVGNIVEHNDIHDMFHQAINFQGNNHKIRYNNIYRCNLYAEDAGGIYSGRHWGWRGNEVHYNFIHDIINNYGNRMIVGVYFDDSLSGNDVVGNIFYNIDGNAVFINGGRDNKIENNLFYHVATVYVGTNYGSKYINNISGSSHNLLERLKEDGVQYQSGIWKSTYPKLAAIPNNWSQIKGSHWLYPEGNSFKNNAGAEYLKWARGPFKNNFGYYTYFSDSPVNEKSTSFKPLPYEKIGIQLP, encoded by the coding sequence ATGCAAAATTTGTCCTTGAAACTGTTTATATCCTTTTTTATTTTATTAATAATCACAGTCTCTCAAGCCGCCGACGATGAATTGGCCCTAAAAAGTTCAGAAGCGAATGCTTTTAATATCAAAAAAAAGGACCTCTCCGTAGACAAAGAAGATGCAAAACAACATAACGGAATACATGAAATAATAGAAACAAAAATTAAAAATTTGTTGATCAGAACATCTGATGCAAAAAGTGCTTTGATGAAAATGTTGAAGAAAAATCCCCACATTCCAAATTATGGCATGGAGTTTTTCGTAAGTACACAGGGTTCGGATGAAAATCCTGGTATCAAAACGAAACCTTTTAAAACCTTGGAGAGAGCAAGGAGAGCGGTTTTTGAGTACAAGCAGAATCATAATCTACCGATAGGTGGTATCGTGGTTTGGATACGGGGTGGAACATATACTTTTTTAGAACCCTTCGATTTGTACTACGCCGACTCCGGAGTGGAAGGCCGCAGAGTGGTCTACAGAGCGTATCCTGGGGAAGATGTGCATTTTACAGGTGGAATTGAGTTGAAAAAAGAGTGGCTAAAACCTCTTTCGCCAAACGATCCGGCATGGTACAGACTGAACAAAGATGCACGCAGCCATGTCTATGTGGTCGAACTCATGAAGCATGGGATATTTGATTATGGAAAAATGGATTGGAACCGATACAAAGACGCAGTGCATATGGAACTTTTCGAAGATGACAAGATGCTAAGTCTTGCACGATGGCCGGACAAGAACGAAACTACTTACATTCCTTCTTTGAAAGATGCTGAGGTACATGTTTATGGAAAACTTCGGCCTAATGTTGCGGGAACGTATGTAAAAATCGGTTCAAAATTTCCTGTTTACAAAAGAGTTGGACTTGTTAATGGCCATCAATTTTATATAAAGAGGGTAGAAGGCAAAACCATTAGTGAAAGGCGTTCTTGGAGAATTGTCCGGGATGACGGGAAAGTGTTCTGGAAACAGGATGGACTTGGCTATGGCCTTCCGAAAGAGTTTTTATCACGGCACAATGGCGCAAAAGGTACACCATCACTTGTAAAACCCGGGGAGAAACAATTCGGTTTTGCATTCACTATGGAAGGCCTTACCGATACGGCATTCCGATATTATGGTGACAGGCCAAACCGATGGAAAAACGATGGCGATCTCTGGATTAATGGGATGCTGAAATACGCCTGGTCCAATTCTCGGATGAAAATAAAAAAAATCGACAAAGTCAACCACATTTTCCACCTCGAAAAAGCGCCACTTTACGGAATATTGCGAGGACGGCAGAAAAAAGCGTACTATGCATACAACATTTTAGAAGAACTTACATCACCAGGTGAATATTATATCGATAGAAAAAGAGGGAAACTCTATCTATGGCCAGAAAAAAACATTAAAAAAAGCCGTTTTTTTGTGTCTATAAACAAAAAGGGCGTAATTCGGCTCAACGACACCTCATGGATAGAATTTAATGGAATGACTATAGAGTGCAATCGAGGCAATCTTATTGAAATAAAAGAAGGTGACCATAATCTATTTACTTTCACTAAGTTGCGAGCATCAGGCAAATCACTTATCAAAATTACAGGAAAATTCAATGGAATAACATATAGTGATTTAACAGATTCTGGTTTGCAAGCTATCGAAATTTCCGGAGGAGATCGTGCTCGTTTGGTTTCGGCATACAATTTTGCCATTAATAACCATATTCATCATATTAATCGTTGGCATTGGACCAGCACTGGCGCTTTTAGAATAAACGGAGTTGGAAATATAGTGGAACACAACGATATTCACGATATGTTTCACCAGGCGATCAACTTCCAGGGAAACAATCATAAAATCAGGTATAACAATATCTATCGTTGCAACCTTTATGCAGAAGATGCCGGGGGCATCTACTCAGGGAGGCATTGGGGATGGCGTGGGAACGAAGTGCATTATAATTTCATACATGATATTATAAATAATTATGGAAATCGTATGATTGTGGGAGTCTATTTTGATGATTCACTAAGTGGTAATGACGTGGTTGGAAATATTTTTTACAATATCGATGGAAATGCGGTTTTCATAAATGGTGGACGTGACAACAAAATTGAAAATAATTTGTTTTATCATGTGGCAACAGTATACGTTGGAACAAATTATGGTTCAAAATATATCAATAATATATCTGGGAGCAGCCATAATCTACTTGAGAGATTAAAAGAAGATGGTGTTCAATATCAATCAGGTATATGGAAAAGCACCTATCCCAAATTGGCGGCAATACCCAATAATTGGAGCCAGATAAAAGGAAGTCACTGGTTGTATCCCGAAGGCAACAGTTTTAAAAACAATGCTGGCGCAGAATACTTAAAGTGGGCGAGGGGACCTTTTAAGAATAACTTTGGGTATTATACCTATTTTAGTGATTCTCCTGTAAACGAAAAATCAACTTCGTTTAAACCATTGCCTTATGAAAAAATAGGTATACAGTTGCCTTAA